A region of Anopheles merus strain MAF chromosome 2R, AmerM5.1, whole genome shotgun sequence DNA encodes the following proteins:
- the LOC121591024 gene encoding uncharacterized protein LOC121591024, with the protein MDEEIVPRTFREKALFYTTAFFILLGTFSLFAFLFLVPFVIEPAFQTIFMQFDESPALCVTAYNEHLYGAKNCSWASCREGCTKDIYECQQIRVNYKTAAQLAAAAAREAAGGDTASSTPAPSSAAAAGTSASTNPTGDSSISREENSRDNSIASSSNSVAKPGGGAAVANRSARPTVVVARPGRWPVAIAGTAVR; encoded by the coding sequence ATGGATGAGGAAATCGTCCCGCGCACATTCCGCGAAAAGGCACTGTTCTACACTACCGCCTTCTTTATCCTGCTTGGCACGTTCAGCCTGTTCGCTTTCCTCTTCCTGGTGCCGTTCGTGATCGAGCCCGCGTTCCAGACGATCTTCATGCAGTTCGACGAGTCGCCGGCCCTGTGCGTGACCGCCTACAATGAGCATCTGTACGGGGCGAAGAACTGCTCCTGGGCGTCGTGTCGCGAAGGCTGCACCAAGGACATCTACGAGTGCCAGCAGATACGCGTCAATTACAAGACGGCCGCCCAGCtagcggcggccgccgccagGGAGGCAGCCGGCGGTGACACGGCCAGCTCAACGCCGGCACCAtcgtcggcggcggcggcgggcaCGAGCGCTTCAACAAACCCCACGGGTGATAGTAGCATTAGTCGGGAGGAGAATAGTAGAGATAATAGTATAGCTAGTAGTTCCAATAGCGTAGCCAAGCCGGGCGGCGGCGCAGCAGTAGCCAACCGATCAGCACGtccgacggtggtggtggcgcgtCCCGGGCGCTGGCCGGTAGCAATAGCCGGTACGGCAGTGCGCTGA